GGCTCTCCTCGGGCGCGGCCTCGACCACCGGGACTCCCGCGCCGACCAGCGCCGCGAGCAGTCGCGAAGCACCTTCGTCGTCGGCCACCGCGAAGCGCGCCTGGGCAACGGCGAAGTCGGCGAGCTCCGCTCCCGCTCCGCGCGCCAGCGCCTGCAGCGGCGCCTCGCCCATGCGCTCGAGGGCGCCCGGCAGCGTTCGCACCCGCAGCACGCGCGCCAGCGTCGCTCCGGCGGCCAGCGTCTCGATCGCCTCGACGCGGCCTCCGCTGACGAAGGCGACGCGGTCGCACACGCGCTCCACCTGCTCGAGCTGATGCGAATTGAGCACGACCGTGACGCCGCGCCCCTTCACCTCATTGAGCAGCCGCCGAAACAGCACCACGCCGGCCGGATCCACGCCCGATGCCGGCTCGTCGAGGAAGACGTAGCGCGGCTCACCGAGCAGCGCCTGGGCGAGACCGAGCCGCTGCAGCATGCCGCGCGAATAGCGATGGATCGCGCGATTCGCCGCCTCGGCGCCCAGTCCGACCTTCTCGAGCGCCGAGTCGACCTCGTGCGCGCGCGCCGTCTGCGGCAGTCGGGCCAGCGCATGGTGGTACGAAAGGAACGCGCGGCCGCTCATCCAGCGATCGAGCACCAGGCGCTCCGGCAGATAACCGGTCACTCGGCGCACCTCGAGATCGTCGGCTGCCTTGCCGTCGATCGTCACGGTGCCGGAGTCGGGCCTGAGAAAGCCGAGCAGGCAGCCGAGGAAGGTGGTCTTGCCCGCGCCGTTCGGGCCGATGATGCCGAAGATCTCGCCGGTGCGGATCTCGAGCGTCACGCCGTTCAACGCGCGAACGGCTTCGACCGAGAGCAGTCGGCGGTAGCTCTTGCTGAGCGCCTCGACGCGAATGCTCACGCTATCCCACTTTTTCGGTCATCACCGGAGCCGTGAGCCGCTCGGCGGCTTCGCGCGCCGCCAGCACCTTGAGGCGGTACGACACCCAGAGCGCGCCGCCGAGAAGGACCGCGGCGCACATCGTGTTCGCCCACGGCGCTCCGAAGCTCTGGGCGATGCCCCCGGCCATGAGCGCGCCGACGGGTGCTGTGCCGATGAACATGAAGGTGTAGAAGCTCATCACCCTTCCTCGAAAGCGGTCCTCGGTCGTGAGCTGCA
The Candidatus Eisenbacteria bacterium DNA segment above includes these coding regions:
- a CDS encoding ABC transporter ATP-binding protein, producing MSIRVEALSKSYRRLLSVEAVRALNGVTLEIRTGEIFGIIGPNGAGKTTFLGCLLGFLRPDSGTVTIDGKAADDLEVRRVTGYLPERLVLDRWMSGRAFLSYHHALARLPQTARAHEVDSALEKVGLGAEAANRAIHRYSRGMLQRLGLAQALLGEPRYVFLDEPASGVDPAGVVLFRRLLNEVKGRGVTVVLNSHQLEQVERVCDRVAFVSGGRVEAIETLAAGATLARVLRVRTLPGALERMGEAPLQALARGAGAELADFAVAQARFAVADDEGASRLLAALVGAGVPVVEAAPEESRLERLFLESPATQAKP